AAGGCTAGACTGAACGGGCGTTCAGAATTTTTCACGTGAAATACACAATTTATCTTGCCAGGCTCTTTTCAATTGTGCTATTATGTTATATGTTTGTTTTGAATGGAGTGAAAAAGATGTCTACTCTTGTAGAAGAATGTCGAGATTTCATCGACATGCTCCATGCAAAACACCATTTCTCTACTCATACTCTCCGCCAGTACCAGCAGGATGTCCGGCAGTTTGCCGAATTTCTGGAAGAGCGTTCCCGCACCAGTTTTGCGGAGGTGGATGTGTATACGGTGAGGGCCTACCTGAGTCATCTGTATGACAAAGGGTATGCCCGCCGCACCATCGCCCGCAAGCTGGCCACCCTGCGCAGTCTTTTCAAGCATTTGATCCAACGGGGACGGCTGACAGATAACCCGCTGATGCTGGTGGCTACACCAAAAACGGAGGCACGTCTGCCTCGATTTCTATACCCGCGGGAGGTGGAACAACTCCTGGCAGTCATTGACACCGGGACACCACTCGGCTTACGGGATCGTGCGATTGTCGAAACGCTTTATGCATCTGGGATGCGTGTCAGTGAGTTGGTGGGCCTGGATTTGGAAGATGTGGATTTGGCGACTGGCCAGGCCCGGGTGTGGGGGAAAGGAAGAAAAGAGCGAATCGTCTTGCTGGGAAGTTATGCAATTATGGCGATTGGGAAATACTTGAAATCAGGAAGGCCTCAGCTTGCGGCCAAATGTAAGGATGGGCTCGATCAGGGGGCGCTGTTTCTGAATCACCGGGGAACCCGTCTGAGTGACCGCAGCATTCGCCGTCTCCTGGACAAGTATGCAAGGCAGCTCGCCAATCTGATCAACCTGTCCCCACACGTGCTTCGGCATACGTTTGCCACACATCTGCTAAACGGCGGCGCCGACATCCGGGTGGTGCAGGAACTGTTGGGACATGCGCACATCTCTACTACCCAGATCTACACACATACGACCCGGGAGGCGTTGCGCCAGGTTTATGTGGATGCACACCCGCGAGCGAAAGGGGCAAAACCATGAGGGGGATGTTTCACGCCACCACGATCTTTGCCGTACATCACCAAGGACAGGCGGCGATGGCCGGCGACGGGCAGGTCACTTTTGGTGAGGCCACGATCATGAAACATCAGGCGAAAAAGGTGCGCCGCCTGTATCATGGCCAGGTATTGGCCGGTTTTGCCGGCTCCGTGGCCGATGCACTGACCTTGTTTGAACGCTTTGAGGAAAACCTCGAAGAGTTTGGCGGGAACCTGCTGCGCGCGGCGGTGGAACTGGCCAAGGAGTGGCGGACGGATAAACTGAT
Above is a genomic segment from Bacillus thermozeamaize containing:
- a CDS encoding tyrosine recombinase XerC codes for the protein MSTLVEECRDFIDMLHAKHHFSTHTLRQYQQDVRQFAEFLEERSRTSFAEVDVYTVRAYLSHLYDKGYARRTIARKLATLRSLFKHLIQRGRLTDNPLMLVATPKTEARLPRFLYPREVEQLLAVIDTGTPLGLRDRAIVETLYASGMRVSELVGLDLEDVDLATGQARVWGKGRKERIVLLGSYAIMAIGKYLKSGRPQLAAKCKDGLDQGALFLNHRGTRLSDRSIRRLLDKYARQLANLINLSPHVLRHTFATHLLNGGADIRVVQELLGHAHISTTQIYTHTTREALRQVYVDAHPRAKGAKP
- a CDS encoding HslU--HslV peptidase proteolytic subunit codes for the protein MRGMFHATTIFAVHHQGQAAMAGDGQVTFGEATIMKHQAKKVRRLYHGQVLAGFAGSVADALTLFERFEENLEEFGGNLLRAAVELAKEWRTDKLMRHLEALLLVMNQDRLLLVSGSGEVIEPDDGMMAIGSGGNYALAAGRALKRHAPHLSAEEMARTALSIAADICVYTNHQIVVETLAGEGGGNG